From one Dyella sp. 2HG41-7 genomic stretch:
- a CDS encoding DUF2784 domain-containing protein, with amino-acid sequence MFLLAADAVLTLHLAFILFVCLGALLALKWRWIPWLQLPAAAWGFFVELSGHLCPLTDIENYFRTRAGESAYQGDCIGHYLVATIYPEGLTRSIQFVLAAIVLAINLGIYAWLWRQRVRRKHRG; translated from the coding sequence ATGTTTCTGCTTGCCGCCGACGCCGTTCTGACGCTGCATCTGGCGTTCATTCTGTTTGTCTGCCTGGGTGCATTGCTCGCGTTGAAATGGCGCTGGATTCCCTGGCTGCAACTTCCGGCGGCAGCGTGGGGATTTTTTGTCGAATTAAGCGGGCATCTCTGTCCGCTGACGGATATCGAAAACTATTTTCGAACCCGTGCAGGGGAATCGGCCTACCAAGGTGACTGCATTGGACATTACTTGGTTGCCACGATTTATCCCGAGGGTTTAACTCGATCGATCCAATTCGTGCTGGCGGCGATCGTCCTTGCGATCAACTTAGGCATCTACGCATGGCTGTGGCGGCAACGGGTTCGGCGTAAGCATCGCGGCTAA